The Schistocerca piceifrons isolate TAMUIC-IGC-003096 chromosome 5, iqSchPice1.1, whole genome shotgun sequence genome has a segment encoding these proteins:
- the LOC124798310 gene encoding pro-resilin-like, with amino-acid sequence MKTVFMVLAAIVSAAVAEAPVDRQYLPPSPSARYGAPAMGGAFGAGGAGGRFGGVGGLSTQYGAPAASAGFGRVGGVSTQYGVPSAAGGFGGLGGISRAGGLGGISRAGGLGGLGGISRAGGVFGRTGGISSQYGAPSAFGGLASGRGLGVGALSGARGISTQYGAPSALGGASGFGGGLAGAGARGISTQYGAPSAAGGLLAGGAGALSTQYGAPGAAGGFGGLGAAGRGISTQYGVPGAAGYGRGGAQEDALAEPADYQFSYSVQDAATLTDFGHEEARQYESAQGQYRVLLPDGRKQIVSYEADEGGYRPTIEYQETGLTAYSAGGAGGYGYGRGGAGGARSGSGSDGYHY; translated from the exons ATGAAG ACCGTGTTCATGGTGCTGGCCGCCATCGTGTCGGCTGCGGTGGCTGAGGCCCCCGTGGACCGGCAGTACCTGCCACCGTCGCCCTCCGCACGCTACGGAGCCCCGGCCATGGGAGGAGCCTTCG GCGCTGGTGGGGCCGGGGGACGTTTCGGAGGAGTCGGTGGACTGTCCACGCAGTACGGAGCACCGGCGGCTTCTGCCGGCTTCGGGAGGGTAGGCGGTGTCTCCACGCAGTACGGCGTCCCGTCGGCCGCAGGAGGCTTCGGTGGACTCGGAGGCATCTCTAGAGCTGGTGGCCTCGGAGGCATCTCCAGAGCTGGTGGTCTCGGTGGACTCGGAGGCATCTCCAGAGCTGGCGGCGTCTTCGGGCGCACCGGCGGCATCTCCAGCCAGTACGGAGCTCCGTCAGCTTTCGGTGGGCTGGCCAGCGGCAGGGGCCTCGGGGTGGGTGCTCTCTCTGGAGCACGCGGCATCTCCACGCAGTACGGCGCGCCCTCAGCTCTGGGCGGTGCCTCTGGGttcggcggcggcctggctggagCTGGAGCTAGGGGAATCTCCACGCAGTACGGCGCTCCGTCCGCAGCAGGTGGCCTGCTGGCTGGAGGCGCTGGCGCGCTGTCCACCCAGTACGGCGCCCCTGGCGCTGCCGGCGGCTTCGGTGGCCTGGGAGCTGCCGGCCGCGGGATCTCCACGCAGTACGGTGTCCCGGGGGCTGCGGGCTACGGCCGCGGCGGAGCCCAGGAAGACGCACTCGCT GAGCCGGCCGATTACCAGTTCAGCTACTCAGTGCAGGACGCCGCCACGCTGACCGACTTCGGCCACGAGGAGGCCCGCCAGTATGAGAGCGCTCAGGGCCAGTACCGCGTGCTGCTGCCCGATGGCCGCAAGCAGATCGTCTCCTACGAGGCCGACGAGGGTGGATACAGGCCTACTATTGAGTACCAGGAAACCGGGCTCACCGCCTACTCGGCTGGCGGAGCCGGCGGCTACGGATACGGCAGAGGCGGCGCTGGTGGCGCCAGAAGCGGCAGCGGCAGTGACGGGTACCACTACTGA